A single Abyssisolibacter fermentans DNA region contains:
- a CDS encoding CooT family nickel-binding protein translates to MCESTAYLVTPYGEEKIMDYVVELRPENDGKVFLADLLGEQKIVDGKIKEIKLIDHKIIIENN, encoded by the coding sequence ATGTGTGAATCAACAGCTTATTTAGTTACTCCATATGGTGAAGAAAAAATAATGGATTATGTGGTAGAACTTAGACCAGAAAATGACGGTAAAGTTTTTTTAGCTGATTTGTTAGGTGAACAGAAAATAGTTGATGGTAAAATTAAAGAAATAAAATTAATAGATCATAAGATAATAATCGAAAATAATTAA
- a CDS encoding DUF3842 family protein — protein sequence MIVAVIDGMGGGIGSKIVSALRDELPSYVEIYALGTNSAATSAMMKSRANKGATGENAVAVSIRNASVIIGPVSIMMPNAMMGEITPRIAESIMLADGLKILLPIMQENYEIVGLENKPILLLIKDAVERIKKEFNL from the coding sequence ATGATCGTTGCAGTTATTGATGGCATGGGAGGAGGAATTGGTTCAAAGATAGTTTCAGCATTGAGAGATGAATTACCCTCGTATGTAGAAATATACGCTTTAGGAACTAATTCAGCAGCAACCTCTGCAATGATGAAGAGCAGAGCAAACAAAGGTGCAACAGGAGAAAATGCAGTAGCTGTTTCTATTAGAAATGCAAGTGTTATAATAGGACCAGTATCAATAATGATGCCAAATGCAATGATGGGAGAAATAACTCCAAGGATAGCAGAAAGTATTATGCTTGCAGATGGATTAAAGATATTACTACCTATCATGCAGGAAAATTATGAAATAGTAGGACTAGAAAACAAACCAATATTACTTTTAATAAAAGATGCTGTAGAGCGTATTAAAAAGGAATTTAACTTATAA
- a CDS encoding DUF3786 domain-containing protein, with amino-acid sequence MQNNQAVQEKRKDKIPYEYNKSQFKNFDPLEMSNNTGCPYNEEKQEFTVTVMNNKYVVQYPSGNILNNDYTEVEKYPIKTLILRYLINAKGIEPSHKTITYREVSGGNVYYNNFYGRCILRFQKTFGKNLEGFKKAAENCNGIKVNGGDLAYKIEFINNVYITLILWQGDEEFEATSQILFDGNVMFYFTAEDLAFVGDICMGALTKKAFS; translated from the coding sequence ATGCAAAATAATCAAGCTGTACAAGAAAAGCGAAAAGATAAAATTCCTTATGAATATAATAAATCACAATTTAAAAACTTTGATCCCCTTGAAATGTCAAATAATACTGGATGTCCTTACAATGAAGAAAAACAAGAATTTACAGTTACAGTTATGAATAATAAATATGTTGTACAATACCCTTCTGGAAATATTTTAAATAACGATTATACAGAAGTTGAAAAATACCCAATTAAAACATTAATACTTAGATATTTGATAAATGCTAAAGGCATAGAACCATCACATAAAACTATAACTTATAGAGAAGTATCTGGTGGAAATGTATATTACAATAATTTTTATGGTAGATGTATTCTTAGATTTCAAAAAACCTTTGGCAAAAACTTAGAAGGTTTTAAAAAAGCAGCAGAAAACTGTAATGGTATAAAGGTTAATGGTGGAGATTTAGCTTATAAAATAGAATTCATAAACAATGTATATATTACATTAATATTATGGCAGGGAGATGAAGAATTTGAAGCTACATCTCAGATACTATTTGATGGAAATGTAATGTTTTACTTTACAGCTGAGGATTTAGCTTTTGTTGGAGATATCTGTATGGGAGCTCTTACAAAAAAAGCCTTCAGCTAA
- the gcvH gene encoding glycine cleavage system protein GcvH: protein MNFPENLKYNKEHIWVSLEDGVATIGITDYAQDKLGEILFVELPEVGDEIEKGDELTVVESSKKASSVASPVTGEIIEANEKLDDEPEYVNEDAYDAWIAKVKVNDESELEELLEAADYEQIIK, encoded by the coding sequence ATGAATTTCCCAGAAAATTTGAAATATAATAAAGAGCATATATGGGTAAGTTTAGAAGATGGTGTTGCAACTATAGGGATTACAGACTATGCACAAGATAAACTTGGAGAGATATTATTTGTTGAACTTCCTGAAGTAGGAGATGAAATAGAAAAAGGTGATGAGTTGACAGTAGTTGAATCATCAAAAAAAGCTTCAAGTGTAGCATCTCCTGTAACTGGTGAGATCATAGAGGCAAATGAAAAGCTTGATGATGAACCTGAATATGTAAATGAAGATGCATATGATGCTTGGATTGCAAAAGTAAAAGTTAATGATGAAAGTGAATTAGAAGAATTATTAGAAGCAGCAGATTATGAACAAATAATTAAGTAA
- a CDS encoding GyrI-like domain-containing protein encodes MSKIDFKKEYKELYKPSVKKVSIVEITKFNYLSIDGVGDPNTSIEYKQAIEALFSVSYKVKFMIKKGSIGIDYGVLPLEGLWWTEDMNDFSIERKDLWNWTAMIMQPDFVEKELVDEAMKEVNKKKELPAISKIKFQIIEEGLAAQIMHIGPYSEEKPTIEKLHNYIKDNGYVFNGKHHEIYLSDVRKAAPQNLKTIIRQPISSIE; translated from the coding sequence ATGAGTAAAATAGATTTTAAAAAAGAATATAAGGAGTTATATAAACCTTCAGTAAAAAAAGTGAGTATTGTAGAGATAACTAAATTTAATTATTTATCAATTGATGGTGTAGGCGATCCTAATACCTCCATAGAATATAAACAAGCAATTGAGGCACTTTTTAGTGTATCATATAAGGTCAAATTCATGATCAAGAAGGGTAGTATAGGTATTGATTATGGAGTACTACCTTTAGAAGGCTTATGGTGGACTGAGGATATGAATGATTTTTCAATTGAGAGAAAAGATTTATGGAACTGGACTGCGATGATTATGCAGCCAGACTTTGTCGAAAAAGAATTGGTTGATGAAGCCATGAAAGAGGTAAATAAGAAAAAAGAACTACCTGCTATATCAAAGATTAAATTTCAAATCATAGAAGAAGGCTTAGCAGCTCAAATTATGCATATAGGTCCATATAGCGAAGAAAAACCTACTATTGAAAAATTACATAACTACATCAAAGATAATGGCTATGTTTTTAATGGAAAACACCATGAGATATATTTGAGTGATGTTAGAAAAGCTGCACCTCAAAATCTAAAGACAATTATTAGACAGCCAATTAGTTCAATTGAATAG
- the acsV gene encoding corrinoid activation/regeneration protein AcsV has translation MFKVIFKPSNIEIKVQKDENLLSVAREAHIAIDAPCNGNMSCGKCKVRILKGKVDTKKSVHISKEEEKKGYVLACATKVIEDIIVEIPDTSSLYKNDMKIEDFSGLKGKMAFDRAKKSLVNNGLKLNLYVKKAYIELDIPTLDDNIADTDRLTRQIRQMLGFQKVEISLNLISKLPLLLRESNFRITIAYMIKSNDTISLMNIEKGNTTDKLYTVAVDIGTTSVATCLINLLTGDVIAEASSANAQIQYGADVINRIIYATKKDGLKALNKAIIDDTLNPLLNKMYKSANISKDDVYFISVAGNTTMIHLLLKIYPDYLRQEPYIPVFSNMPIMQASSLNLCINELGGVYTFPSVASYVGGDITAGVLSAGIWNSQENILFIDLGTNGEIVFGNKEFMMTCACSAGPAFEGGGISCGMRASKGAIERVKIDKYEPKINIIDSNKPVGICGSGIIDLIAEMMFAGIIDRRGKIVQDIETNRVRFDEHGIGEYVLAFKDEYGIENDICINEIDIDNFIRAKGAIYSGIYTLIESVGFDLSCIDKVYIAGGIGNSLNIENSIAIGMLPDLAKDKFKYIGNSSLSGSCLGVISKSARDKVEEIANQMTYVELSVYPSYMDEFVSACFLPHTNIDRFPNIKLLLS, from the coding sequence ATGTTTAAGGTTATTTTTAAACCGTCAAATATAGAAATAAAGGTACAGAAAGATGAAAATTTATTAAGTGTTGCAAGAGAGGCGCATATTGCAATAGATGCACCATGTAATGGAAATATGTCATGTGGTAAATGTAAAGTAAGAATATTAAAAGGTAAAGTAGATACCAAAAAGTCTGTTCATATTAGTAAAGAAGAAGAAAAAAAAGGATATGTATTAGCGTGTGCAACGAAAGTAATAGAGGATATTATTGTAGAAATTCCTGATACAAGTTCATTGTATAAGAATGATATGAAGATAGAAGATTTTTCTGGATTAAAGGGAAAAATGGCTTTCGATAGAGCAAAGAAATCCTTAGTGAACAACGGTCTTAAGTTAAATTTATACGTAAAGAAAGCATATATAGAACTAGACATACCAACTTTAGATGATAATATTGCTGATACAGATAGATTAACTAGGCAAATAAGGCAGATGCTTGGTTTTCAGAAGGTTGAAATAAGCTTAAACCTAATAAGCAAACTTCCATTATTATTGAGAGAGTCAAATTTTAGAATTACGATTGCATATATGATTAAAAGTAACGATACAATTTCATTAATGAATATTGAAAAAGGGAATACAACAGATAAGTTATATACAGTTGCTGTTGATATAGGAACTACATCAGTTGCTACATGTTTAATAAACTTGTTAACCGGTGATGTTATAGCAGAAGCATCATCAGCAAATGCACAAATACAGTATGGGGCAGATGTTATCAATAGGATAATATACGCTACTAAGAAAGATGGTCTTAAAGCTTTAAATAAAGCTATCATAGATGATACTTTAAACCCTTTACTAAACAAAATGTATAAATCAGCTAATATTTCTAAAGATGATGTATATTTTATTTCTGTAGCAGGTAATACAACTATGATTCATTTACTATTGAAGATATATCCAGATTATCTTAGACAAGAGCCGTATATTCCTGTATTTTCAAATATGCCTATAATGCAAGCTTCAAGTTTGAACCTATGTATAAATGAGCTTGGTGGAGTATATACTTTCCCATCAGTTGCTAGTTATGTAGGAGGAGATATAACAGCAGGAGTTCTTTCAGCAGGTATTTGGAATTCACAGGAAAATATATTATTTATAGATTTAGGAACAAATGGCGAAATAGTTTTTGGAAATAAAGAATTTATGATGACCTGTGCTTGTTCTGCTGGTCCTGCATTTGAAGGCGGTGGAATCAGTTGTGGTATGAGAGCAAGTAAAGGAGCTATAGAAAGAGTTAAAATAGACAAATATGAACCTAAAATAAACATAATTGACAGCAATAAACCTGTTGGTATTTGTGGTTCGGGAATAATTGATTTGATAGCAGAAATGATGTTTGCTGGTATAATTGATAGAAGAGGGAAGATAGTTCAAGATATAGAAACAAACAGAGTTAGATTTGATGAGCATGGAATTGGAGAATATGTTCTAGCCTTTAAAGATGAATACGGTATAGAAAATGATATCTGTATAAATGAAATTGATATAGATAACTTTATTAGAGCAAAAGGTGCTATTTATTCAGGAATATATACATTAATAGAAAGTGTTGGTTTCGATTTAAGCTGTATAGATAAAGTGTACATTGCTGGAGGTATAGGAAACAGTTTAAATATCGAAAATTCCATAGCAATAGGAATGTTACCTGATTTAGCTAAAGATAAATTTAAATATATAGGTAATAGTTCATTAAGTGGCAGCTGCTTGGGCGTGATTAGTAAATCAGCTAGAGATAAAGTAGAGGAAATTGCAAATCAAATGACTTATGTTGAACTTAGTGTTTATCCAAGTTATATGGATGAATTTGTATCAGCTTGCTTTTTACCTCATACTAACATAGATAGATTCCCAAACATAAAACTTTTATTATCATAG
- a CDS encoding zinc transporter, producing the protein MCKEHSHIHTHDHDHNHEHTHDHDCCCSEHTHSHTHEHEHDCCCDGISKEEKTLRVLLAHWIQHNKSHTDDFEQWIVRAKEMGKEETAEYIKKAVEFIDSANNMLLEAKKRM; encoded by the coding sequence ATGTGTAAAGAACATAGCCATATTCATACTCATGACCATGATCATAATCATGAACATACACATGACCATGATTGTTGTTGCTCAGAGCATACACATTCACATACTCACGAACACGAGCATGATTGCTGCTGTGATGGTATATCAAAAGAAGAAAAAACATTGAGAGTTTTATTAGCTCACTGGATACAACACAATAAATCACATACAGATGATTTTGAGCAATGGATAGTAAGAGCAAAGGAAATGGGCAAGGAAGAAACAGCTGAGTATATTAAGAAAGCTGTTGAATTTATAGACAGTGCAAACAATATGCTACTCGAAGCAAAAAAACGCATGTAG